A genomic segment from Glycine soja cultivar W05 chromosome 18, ASM419377v2, whole genome shotgun sequence encodes:
- the LOC114396907 gene encoding uncharacterized protein LOC114396907: protein MREVKNKLILAREQPWRRTKAKASLSAWMDVLINSGSEVEHEAFLATWLSMIGFSSIGLVSTLVFPIAVHLGRGNPIALGPAVLASLYKDLTLLKNTVVGMTEQLVLGYKLELEVTLQSPFYLVQIWVWERFKNLQPQPRLNNHEDPMMFRCHKVKALKIDNVRLALDSVMKKYAGKFKVFYSENENLVLLNTDLDKEPTGLLVSFVTC from the coding sequence ATGAGAGAGGTAAAGAACAAATTGATTCTTGCAAGAGAACAACCTTGGAGGAGGACAAAAGCTAAGGCTTCTTTATCTGCATGGATGGATGTTTTAATCAATAGTGGGAGTGAAGTTGAGCACGAAGCATTCCTTGCAACTTGGTTGTCAATGATTGGTTTTTCTTCCATAGGTTTGGTGAGTACGTTGGTTTTCCCTATTGCAGTTCATCTTGGTAGAGGAAATCCCATAGCTTTGGGACCAGCAGTTTTGGCCAGCCTATATAAGGATTTGACTTTGTTGAAGAACACAGTAGTCGGTATGACAGAGCAACTAGTACTTGGTTATAAATTGGAATTGGAGGTAACTCTTCAGTCACCCTTTTACTTGGTCCAAATTTGGGTGTGGGAGAGGTTCAAGAATTTGCAACCACAGCCCAGGTTGAACAACCATGAAGACCCTATGATGTTTAGGTGTCACAAGGTTAAGGCCTTGAAAATTGACAATGTGAGATTGGCACTAGACTCGGTGATGAAGAAGTACGCCGGCAAGTTCAAGgtgttttattcagaaaatgaaaatttggtaCTACTTAATACAGATTTGGATAAAGAACCTACGGGACTACTAGTCTCTTTTGTTACATGCTAG